The Bacteroidales bacterium DNA segment ATTTTATGATGTAAAAATAAGCATAGTCTCTGCCGGAATATGTCGTTAATAAATTACGCTAAAAAAAATTATCGAAGTTTTAAACACCGGCAAAGCTTCGGTTTGGGAAACACAACTTTATTTCCCTGCATTTGCAATTGTTACCTTTCGTATTGTTTTAAGTTCCGATTTTGTATTGAATTGTTCGACCATACTCCCGAGCAGGAATAAATCAACAATCCAACCGATACCTGCGAGTTGTAATGTCAGTAAATAAATTATTCCGCTTCCGTATTTGCCGAGATAAAATCTGTGAGTGGAAAAAATTCCGAGAAAAAACCACACTAAATAAGCAATTGTTTTTGACTTCATAACTTTTGTATTTTTAATTGATAAATATTTTATACAAAATTATGAAGTGCTTATGCCGAAAGGCAGCGTTGTGAAAATTTAAAAATATTTTTTTGCTTTTTCTGAAATACCCTAATTTAAGAATTGAGTAATCTGAAAAATTTAATTTGATATTTTTTTTATACTTTCTTGAAACTCTATTATTATCTCTTTTATTTCTTTCCAAAATTCATCAACTTTTTCTTTTAAATACTTTTCATTTGTCATGTTAAAAACATCTTCTGAATTAAAATCTTTAAAATTATGTTTAAACTTTGTATAAATCCATCCGGATAATACATTTTCTTTTCCGGATTGAAACTTCTCGCTATATTCTTTTTTAAACACATCCTTGAAATATTGCAAATAGTCAGAAAAGTCATTTTTTTCATCATGGTCTTCTTTTCCTTCTTTATTGACAATTGCTATAGATAATGTCGGATATTTGTATATGTTTACTATATTTAGTTTTATATAGTGTTTATCATCAATTTTATTAATAATAAGACTAATTCCTTGATAGAAGTATTTTTCACCACCGGAAGTGTAAAATCTTTTTATATTTTCACCAGTTATATTAGTCTCATTAATTTTTAAAATGATATTTTGGTTATCATGCATAAACTCTTCAATTTTTTCTTTTAAACTTATCCAAAATCTTTTTTGAAGTTCAATTTTAGCATCCAAAATTACTTGGTTGATTTTTACTGCACTCTTTAAATTATCCGCATCTTTCAATATTAACTCAACCATTTCTTTATTCATAGTTTTATTCATAGTTTGCCCTGTTAAATATTTAATGATGTTAATATATTGTGTAATTGTTTCTCTTAAACCGGGAAAATTTACCGCTTCTTTTTTACATTTTTCAAGCCATTTTTTTATATCATCAGAATATGATAATAATTTTACATTTTCTTTTTTAAAAGAACCGTTTCCTATTGAATAAACAGAAGGCTCTTCACCATATAGTGTTAAATAATATATATATGCATCAGGAGCATAATTATAATATCTTAACAACTGATTTTCTTGATCTTCTGCATATATTTTATTTTCAATAATAATCTTTTTACCTTCATTACCTTTAATAATAATATCTATTCTGCCTCCTTCCGTATAATCTTCATTAATTGCACCTATATATTTTTCAGCTTCGGCAACTGCATTTTCCGTATTAAAGTTTTCTATTTTAAATTGCTCAATAAAAAGTTTCAAAAAAACATCTCCTTGTCCGTGCATTCCTTTTGGGTTAAGTAATTCTGCAATAAATGCAGAATGCAAATTAACTTCATCAGATTGCATATTCATAACCTGAAAGATATTAAAATTTTCACCGGTTATTTTTGCAATTTCTTCATATTTTTTACTTATTGCCGATACTTTTTGCAATAAGTTTTTAATGTTTTGTATTTGTTCTTTTTCCATATTTTAATTATTAATTTAGTATTCATCAATTGCCTTCAAAAACTCATTTTTTATCTTATCTCTCAAAAAATCCGGCTTTAAAACTTTCATACTACTTCCGAAAGATAATAATTTTTGCTTGAAATCGAAAGTGATATGGAGTTTCAGTTTTATAACGAGTTCATCTTCGGTATTTTTTATAATTTCTTGACTGCCGTGCAAAGGCAGAGACTTTATATAATTACCTTGGAAAGCATCGAAAGATAAAATCACTTCTTCAAAAGGTGTTGTTTCATCTGTTATAATACCGTAAAAATTTTTAAAATATTCGGTTAGATTAAAATTCCGTTCTTTAAATTTAGATTTTAAAATTTCATAATGAATAATTCTATCGAAAGAAAAAGTTCTTAATTCGGCGGCAGGCATTTTTCGGGCAATTAAATACCAACGTTTTTCAAATTCTTTTAAAGCAAGAGGTTCAAGCCGGTATTCCGTATGTTCTTTTTCATAAAATTTTTGATACCACAATTTTATAAGGTTTTGATTTTTAACGGCTTCGGCAATATCATAAAACATTCCCCGTTTTCCGAAATTATTTTTTTCCAAACTTATAAATTCCGAAAAATTATCGTAAAGTTGCAAAGAGGCGGACAAAGTGAAAGCATCGGATAAAATTTTTGCCGATTCGCTCATTTCGTTTTCATTAATAAAATAAACTTTTTCGGAACGGTCGTATTTTATTTCAATACCGAAAATATTCTCAATATCATTTTTATCTCTTTGAAAAGTTCTTAAAGAATAGTTAAATTCGTATCCGAGCATTTCGAATTTATCTGTAAGAAACTGCTCAATTTCTTCATAAATTGCTTTAACTCTTTGAAGTTTTTCAATTATAAACTGATACCGAAGAAAGTATTTTGATTTCATGTATCTAAAATTTTGCAATTAATATTGTGCAAGTTGAACACTGTTCGTTATTTATTATATTTGTGTTGCTCTGCACATAGGAACACATAATTTGTATGCAAGTAATTGTGATTCTGTTAGTCATGCTTCTTTGTGTTAAACTTGTTTATTACGGGTGTTTAATATTTTGTTTTTTCAAAGATACGAAAATATAACGACAAAATATGTCGTTATATCAAAATTAATTGCAAATCTTTAATGAAACTTCGGCAAAGTATAGGTACTCTTATTTTTGTTCGTAAATAATTCCTTTTTCGGTTAGTTTTCTGAATAAAGGTTCTTCTTTCATTGCAAGTTTCTCATAACGACTTGCATTATTATATCTTCTGAGTAAGTTATCAATATCTTTTTGCAAGATAATTGTATTACTGAATGTCAGATTGTTTTTCGGGAATACCATTAATGATTCCGGCACATAATGAAAAGGTAATGTTGCACCGATAACGAAAATAAAAAATACAATCCATCCTTTTCCTTTTCTTCTTTTTGTTTTGTTGTTTTGATTTGTCATAGCTGTTTGTTTTTATTTATTTTCAACAAAAATATAGTTCGAGAAAGCCAAAATATGTCGTAACGAATATTAATTAAGAACTTTTCCGAAAAGTAGCAACAACAGAAATTTGAAGTTTATATTTTTATTATTTGTTTAAAATATTTTTTGTTTTTTTCTGTTTACAAAATATATGTAACGAAATAAGCAATTCAATTTTAACAAAACATAAGTTTTTTGTTTTGCAGGATTTATTACTTTTGCATAAATTTTACGGTGTGAAAAAACATTTAATTTTAACATTCATTTTATTTCCGCTTTTCAGTTTTTCTCAATTAGATATCTCAATTACAAGTAATATTGTTCCGATATATCCTTCTGATGGTGACACACTTAGTGCTTGCAGAGATTCTCTCATAATTTTTGAAGCAATAGTTACCGACGGCGGAAGCCCTGTTACGGGAGCCGAATATTTTTGGGATTTTGACAACGGCATAAAACCTTTCGGGACTGATGTTGACTCTGTTACTTATATTTTTTCGGAAGGCGGAGGTTACAGAATTAAATTAAAGGTTACAAAAGGTGCAAATGAGGGATTTGCAATTTTACCTTTGAAAGTAGCAATGAGACCGAATTATGAAGGAACAAAAGTAAATTTACCCGAGGAACAAGACGGCATTTGTATAAGCAGTACAGCACCCATAACAGGAAAAGCATATCCTGAACTTTGGGAAGATGGGCCTGTTTATGAAATAATTGAAAACCCTTATGATTTTTTTGAATTTAACGACGGTTATACATCTGTTTTAAACTTTGATGAATTCGGTTTAGATTCAGTTTATAAAAGCGGATACATTGATTCGATAGGAATAAACATTTTACATGCCGATATGGGCGATTTGCAAATTAAACTTTTGTGCGAAAACGGAAATTCGGTTATTTTAAAAGATTATGCACCTGCAAATCATGCACTTCTCGGAGATACTGTGTTAAATGAAGCTTATTTTTATTATTGGTCTCAGGTTTCAGGAACAGCAACAATGAACAGCAATACAACAGATGCTATAATTCCTTCAAGTTCATATTTGCCCGATGAAAGTTTTGATAATTTAATCGGATGTTCGTTAAACGGAGATTGGACTATTGAAATTGATGATAACCAAGAACTTGACAGTGGGTTTATTTTTTCGTGGAATATTGTTTTCAGAAAAGATATTTTACCTGATGTTTGGAAATTCAAAGATACTTTGGTTCAATATAATATAGTTAATAATATTTTGTACGGAACATATTGGTCGGGGAATAACATAAATGCAAGCTCAGTAATTACATCGGGTGATACAATAATTTCAAATTCGTCAGCTTCCCCGGATTCTTACGGAACAAAAAAATATAATTACCATGTTATTACAAATTGGGGATGTCCGCAAGATACATTTATAAACCTTTTAGTTGAAGAAGTTGTTATTGATGCAGCCTCAACGGTTCAAGAAAATGACACTATAGTTTTTACGGATAAAACAAGTTGGGCATTTGAAAGAGATTGGGACTTCGGAGATAAAGAAACTGCCTACAGAACAACTGACACAGTTTCTCACAAATATATTGAAAAAGGAGAATATGAAGTTATACTGTATGCAACAGATAAGAACGGATGTACAGATACTGATACCGTAACAATTGAAGTAACGGTTGAACCTTCAAAATTAAGTAATATACCGAATATGTTCAGCCCGGACAGCAATGACGAAATAAATAAAACATTTAAGATACCGAAGGAAAGCTTAGCCGGAATGGAAGAATTTCAAATGACAATTTATAACAGATGGGGAGACAGAGTTTACCACACAAACAGCATGGATGAAATTATTAATGAAGGATGGGACGGTAAAAACTTGTTAGGTATAAAAGCATCACCGGGGGTTTATTTTTATGTAATAAAAGCAACAGGTAAAGACGGAATAATATATAAAGGTGTGAGAAACCCGGACAAAATAAAAAAAGTTGATAATAATGACGAAACCATAATTTCAACTGAAACTACGGGAACAATTCATTTATTCAGGTAAACTATTTGACAGGACAAAAAACAGCAATATCTTTTACGACACGAAAACCTATCGTAGCTTTCCGGGAAACAGGATTTGCAGCTCTTCTGTTTGTTACTCTCAGCATTTTCTCGGTATTATACCATGAACCGCCTCTGTAAACTTTGAAATTTGCTTTTTTAGGTCCGGAAGGATTTTCAGAAGGCATATTATTATAGTAATCAGCAACATACCAATCCTCACACCATTCATCAACATTACCCGACATATCAAATAATCCGAATTTATTTGCTTTCTTTAAACCTTGTTTATGAACTTTATTGCCGGAATTATTTTTATACCAACCAACCTCATCAACATTATTACTTCCTGAAAATATTTTACATTTCTTAAAAACAGAATGCTTTTTAGATTTGGCTGCAAACTCCCATTCTGCCTCAGTAGGCAATCTTAAATTGTAGAAATCACAAAAAGCATTCGCTCCGAACCAACTTACAAAAACAACAGGATAATCTTCTAAACCATCTTTTACATAAAAAATACCGTCTTCTTTAAAAATTGCAATATTATCTTTTCGGTTTTTGCTTATCTTTATATAAGAAGGCAACTTATTTGAATTTATTTTTGCAGAATTTAAAAAATCACAATATTGCCGATTACTTATTTCAAACTTACTTATAAAAAAATCGGAAATTTTTATTTTTTTCCCGTTTTTTTCATCCTCATCATAATTATTACATCCGATATAAAAAGTTCCTCCTTCAATATAAACCAAAGCCGTATCGGAAAAGACATTTTGTGAAAATGAGGAAAAACTGTTACTTAAAAGTAAGCAAAAAAGAATAATTATATGGTTCATCGTTTTCATGTATTAACAAAATAATTTAAAAGTTTTAACTAAGTTTGCACGCAAAACTAATAAATATTTGAATAATGTTCTTTAAAGATAAGATAGTTTGGATTACCGGAGCATCTTCCGGTGTCGGAGAAGCTATGGTTTATGCTTTTAATAATGAGAGAGCAAAACTTATTATTTCTTCGCATGAACCTGAAGAATTGAAACGAGTTAAAAATAACTGCAAATTTGAACCCGAAAATATATTTATTTTGCCCTTTAATCTCAGGGAACATGATAAATTTCCCGGTTTGGTTAAAACCGTAATTGAGAAATTTAAAAAAGTTGACATTCTTTTCAACATCGGAGGTGTGAGCCAACGTTCATTAGCGAAAGATACGATACCTGAAGTTGACAAAAGAATTATGGACATTAATTATTTCGGAACAGTACTGTTAACCAAAGCATTATTGCCGGAAATGATTAAGAATAAATCAGGTCATATTGCAGCAATGAGCAGTTTAGCCGGAAAATTTGAAATCCCGTTACGTACTGCTTACGCAGCATCAAAACACGCATTGCACGGTTTTTTTGACACTTTAAGAGCTGAGGTATATGAGGACAATATCAAAATAACATTATTTTGCCCTGCATATATCAATACTAAAATTGCAATAAATGCTCTTACGGAAGACGGCTCTTCCCAAAACATTAACGATCCGGGAGCTGCAAAAGGAACTTCGCCCGATGATTTTGCACAATTAGCTTTAAAAGCAATAAAAAAAGGAAAACATGAAGTAATAAGCGGCGGGAAAGAGATTTTAGGTGTATATATTAAGCGTTTTTCTCCTAAATTATTTTCAAAAATAATACGAAAACGAGATGTCAGATAAACAAGAAGAACATATTTTTGAACTTACGGCAAAAACATTTCACGGTTTAGAAAAAATATTGGCATCCGAATTAAAAAAAATCGGAGCAAGTGAAATTACTATATTGAAACGAGCAGTGAGTTTTAAAGGTAATTTAAAAGTAATTTATAAGGCAAACTATTTATTAAGAACAGCTTTAAATGTTTTATTAAAAATTGACAGTTTCAAAGCACAAAGTTCAGATATTCTTTACGAAAAAGCAAAAAAAATAAGTTGGGAAAAGTTTCTGACCTTAAAGGAAACATTTGTAATTAGTAATACCGTTCATTCAAGTTTTCATAAACATTCTCACTTTGCAGGATTAAAAGTAAAAGATGCAATTGTTGATTATTTTACGGATAAATATAAAGAACGCCCTTCAGTTGACACAAAAAATCCTGACAAAAAAATTCATCTTCACATAAAAGGAGATTATTGCACTTTATCAATAGACACATCAGGAGAAGCATTATTTAAAAGAGGGTACAGAGGAGATACAGACATTGCTCCCTTAAATGAAATATTAGCTGCGGGAATGGTTATGATGTCTGATTATAAAGAGATTGAATATTTTTATGACCCGATGTGCGGTTCGGGAACTATTCTGATAGAAGCTGCACGAATTTTCATGAATATTCCTTCCGGTTTTTTAAGAAAAAAATTCGGTTTCCAAAAATTTGCTGATTATGATTATAAAGTATGGAACTCGATAAAACGAGAAGCAGAGAAACAAATAAAAAAGGAAATTCCTTTTAAAATAATAGGAACTGATATTAATGATAAAGCTATTACAATTGCAAGAAGAAATATATCAAATGCCGGCTTAAGACATTTTATTAACATCCAAACAAAAGATTTTATTAACTCAAGATTTGAAGATAAAAAAGGACTAATTATTACAAATCCGCCTTATGATATCAGAATAAAATCTAATAATATAAATAAATTATACAAAGAAACCGGAGATACGCTTAAACAAGGGTTTAAAGGCTGGACAGGTTATATTTTTTCCGGCAACCCGGAAGCCGTTAAA contains these protein-coding regions:
- a CDS encoding NINE protein yields the protein MKSKTIAYLVWFFLGIFSTHRFYLGKYGSGIIYLLTLQLAGIGWIVDLFLLGSMVEQFNTKSELKTIRKVTIANAGK
- a CDS encoding PD-(D/E)XK nuclease family protein, translated to MEKEQIQNIKNLLQKVSAISKKYEEIAKITGENFNIFQVMNMQSDEVNLHSAFIAELLNPKGMHGQGDVFLKLFIEQFKIENFNTENAVAEAEKYIGAINEDYTEGGRIDIIIKGNEGKKIIIENKIYAEDQENQLLRYYNYAPDAYIYYLTLYGEEPSVYSIGNGSFKKENVKLLSYSDDIKKWLEKCKKEAVNFPGLRETITQYINIIKYLTGQTMNKTMNKEMVELILKDADNLKSAVKINQVILDAKIELQKRFWISLKEKIEEFMHDNQNIILKINETNITGENIKRFYTSGGEKYFYQGISLIINKIDDKHYIKLNIVNIYKYPTLSIAIVNKEGKEDHDEKNDFSDYLQYFKDVFKKEYSEKFQSGKENVLSGWIYTKFKHNFKDFNSEDVFNMTNEKYLKEKVDEFWKEIKEIIIEFQESIKKISN
- a CDS encoding WYL domain-containing protein produces the protein MKSKYFLRYQFIIEKLQRVKAIYEEIEQFLTDKFEMLGYEFNYSLRTFQRDKNDIENIFGIEIKYDRSEKVYFINENEMSESAKILSDAFTLSASLQLYDNFSEFISLEKNNFGKRGMFYDIAEAVKNQNLIKLWYQKFYEKEHTEYRLEPLALKEFEKRWYLIARKMPAAELRTFSFDRIIHYEILKSKFKERNFNLTEYFKNFYGIITDETTPFEEVILSFDAFQGNYIKSLPLHGSQEIIKNTEDELVIKLKLHITFDFKQKLLSFGSSMKVLKPDFLRDKIKNEFLKAIDEY
- a CDS encoding gliding motility-associated C-terminal domain-containing protein is translated as MKKHLILTFILFPLFSFSQLDISITSNIVPIYPSDGDTLSACRDSLIIFEAIVTDGGSPVTGAEYFWDFDNGIKPFGTDVDSVTYIFSEGGGYRIKLKVTKGANEGFAILPLKVAMRPNYEGTKVNLPEEQDGICISSTAPITGKAYPELWEDGPVYEIIENPYDFFEFNDGYTSVLNFDEFGLDSVYKSGYIDSIGINILHADMGDLQIKLLCENGNSVILKDYAPANHALLGDTVLNEAYFYYWSQVSGTATMNSNTTDAIIPSSSYLPDESFDNLIGCSLNGDWTIEIDDNQELDSGFIFSWNIVFRKDILPDVWKFKDTLVQYNIVNNILYGTYWSGNNINASSVITSGDTIISNSSASPDSYGTKKYNYHVITNWGCPQDTFINLLVEEVVIDAASTVQENDTIVFTDKTSWAFERDWDFGDKETAYRTTDTVSHKYIEKGEYEVILYATDKNGCTDTDTVTIEVTVEPSKLSNIPNMFSPDSNDEINKTFKIPKESLAGMEEFQMTIYNRWGDRVYHTNSMDEIINEGWDGKNLLGIKASPGVYFYVIKATGKDGIIYKGVRNPDKIKKVDNNDETIISTETTGTIHLFR
- a CDS encoding formylglycine-generating enzyme family protein; the encoded protein is MNHIIILFCLLLSNSFSSFSQNVFSDTALVYIEGGTFYIGCNNYDEDEKNGKKIKISDFFISKFEISNRQYCDFLNSAKINSNKLPSYIKISKNRKDNIAIFKEDGIFYVKDGLEDYPVVFVSWFGANAFCDFYNLRLPTEAEWEFAAKSKKHSVFKKCKIFSGSNNVDEVGWYKNNSGNKVHKQGLKKANKFGLFDMSGNVDEWCEDWYVADYYNNMPSENPSGPKKANFKVYRGGSWYNTEKMLRVTNRRAANPVSRKATIGFRVVKDIAVFCPVK
- a CDS encoding SDR family oxidoreductase — translated: MFFKDKIVWITGASSGVGEAMVYAFNNERAKLIISSHEPEELKRVKNNCKFEPENIFILPFNLREHDKFPGLVKTVIEKFKKVDILFNIGGVSQRSLAKDTIPEVDKRIMDINYFGTVLLTKALLPEMIKNKSGHIAAMSSLAGKFEIPLRTAYAASKHALHGFFDTLRAEVYEDNIKITLFCPAYINTKIAINALTEDGSSQNINDPGAAKGTSPDDFAQLALKAIKKGKHEVISGGKEILGVYIKRFSPKLFSKIIRKRDVR
- a CDS encoding class I SAM-dependent RNA methyltransferase, with translation MSDKQEEHIFELTAKTFHGLEKILASELKKIGASEITILKRAVSFKGNLKVIYKANYLLRTALNVLLKIDSFKAQSSDILYEKAKKISWEKFLTLKETFVISNTVHSSFHKHSHFAGLKVKDAIVDYFTDKYKERPSVDTKNPDKKIHLHIKGDYCTLSIDTSGEALFKRGYRGDTDIAPLNEILAAGMVMMSDYKEIEYFYDPMCGSGTILIEAARIFMNIPSGFLRKKFGFQKFADYDYKVWNSIKREAEKQIKKEIPFKIIGTDINDKAITIARRNISNAGLRHFINIQTKDFINSRFEDKKGLIITNPPYDIRIKSNNINKLYKETGDTLKQGFKGWTGYIFSGNPEAVKHIGLKPSQKINLYNGKIECKLLKYEIY